Part of the Arthrobacter globiformis genome is shown below.
GTGGGTGTCCGCGACGGCGCCGGTCTGGATGCCGAGCAGCTGCTTCCGGATAGCCATGGTGGTCTCGCCCGCCTTTGCGTCCTCGGAGCCGATGTACTCCGTGGCGTCCTTGAGAACGCCGATGGGCGTGATGACCGCGGCGGTGCCACAGGCGAAGACCTCGGCGATGTCGCCGGAGGCAACGCCGTCGCGCCATTCATCCAGAGTGATCTTCCGCTCGGTCACCTCGCGGCCCATGTCCTTGGCGACCTGCATGATCGACGAGCGGGTCACGCCCTCGAGGATTGTGCCGCTCAGCGCGGGCGTCACCAGCGAGCCGTCCTTCATGACGAAGAAGACGTTCATTCCGCCCAGTTCCTCAACGGCATTGTCATTGAACTGGTCCAGGAACAGCACCTGCTTGCAGCCGTTCGCCTCGGCCTCCTGCTGCGCGATAAGCGAGGCGGCGTAGTTGCCGCCGCACTTCGCAGCGCCCGTGCCGCCACGGCCTGCCCGGGCGTATTCGCGGGAAATCCAAATCGAAATCGGCTTCAGCTCGCCGCCGAAGTAGTTTCCGGCCGGCGAGGCAATGACGCGGAACGACACCTCGCGCGCTGCCCGGACGCCCAGGAATGCCTCGGTGG
Proteins encoded:
- a CDS encoding branched-chain amino acid aminotransferase — its product is MTQTAHGVEFTQQPSATPKSAEERAAILANPGFGDHFTDHTAIVDYTVDASGQGGWHDARIEAYGPIMLDPSAAVLHYGQEIFEGLKAYRHADGSIWSFRPEANAARMNKSARRLALPEIPAEYFLGAIRELVAADKEWVPAGDGEALYLRPFMIATEAFLGVRAAREVSFRVIASPAGNYFGGELKPISIWISREYARAGRGGTGAAKCGGNYAASLIAQQEAEANGCKQVLFLDQFNDNAVEELGGMNVFFVMKDGSLVTPALSGTILEGVTRSSIMQVAKDMGREVTERKITLDEWRDGVASGDIAEVFACGTAAVITPIGVLKDATEYIGSEDAKAGETTMAIRKQLLGIQTGAVADTHGWLTRLA